Part of the uncultured Cohaesibacter sp. genome is shown below.
ATGGATCGATGTGGCGACCGCTGCACAGTGACATGCGGTTGGAGGCGGTCGGAGTGGCTGTTCAATCGGCCTGCACACCCGAGCCCGAGCGGAAACTGTCCGGCTTGATGTCGTGCCGGTTGAGCTTGTCATAGAGAGTCTTGCGCGGCAACAGCAGCTGTTTGGCTGCAGCGCCCACATTCCCGCCGGTCTGGCGCAAGGCATCCTCGATCAACTGTTTCTCGAAGGAATCGAGGCATTCGGTCAGGCTCATCCGGTTTTCATCGGAAATGGAAAAGCCGTCGATCTGCGGCGAGACAAAGCCCAGGATGTAGCGATCGGCGAAATGCTTGAGCTCGCGGACATTGCCCGGCCAGGCTTGCGTCTGCAGCCAGATGATCAGCTCGGGCTTGATGTCGGGCATCGGACGCCGATACTGCCGGGAAGCCAGCGATGCGAAATGATAGAATAGTTCTGGAATGTCCTCGCGCCGCTCTCGCAAAGGGGGCAGATGGATGGTGACGACATTGAGCCGGTAATAGAGGTCCGAACGGAAGGCCTTCTTCTCGCTCAGCACCTGCAGATCCTCCTTGGTTGCAGCAACCACGCGGCAGTCGACCGGCACATGCACATTGTTGCCCAGACGCTCGACCGTGCGCTCTTGCAGGACACGCAGGAATTTGGCCTGAATGTCGAGTGGCATGCTCTCGATCTCGTCGAGGAACAGCGTGCCCTTGTGGGCATATTCGACCTTGCCGATCCGTTTCTTCGTCGCACCGGTGAAGGTGCCAGCCTCATGGCCGAACATCTCGCTCTCAAACAGGGTGTCGGGAAAGGCGGCGCAGTTGAGGGGCACGAAATTGCCGCTGCGGCGCGAACTCCACATGTGGATGGCATTGGCCACCACTTCCTTGCCGGTGCCGGTTTCGCCCTGGACCAGAACGTCGGCATCGGTGTCGGATATGTTGAGGATCATCTCGCGGATGCGCTTCATCGCATTGCTGGACCCGATCATCACCGGCCCTTCGGCCGCCTTCTGTTGCAGGCGGGATTCAATGTTTTCCAGAACGAGCCGCCGCTTTTCGATCGCTCGCTGCAGAATTTCGGTCAGGCGCTGATTGTTGCAGGGCTTCTCGATGAAATCGTGAGCCCCCAGCTTCATGGCATTGACGGCCATTTCCACATCACCATGACCGGTGATCAGGACGACGGGAATGGCTTCGTCGACGGCCAGCACCTTTTCCATCAGCTTGATGCCCGACATGCCGGGCAGCCGGATGTCGGTGAGAACCACACAGGCGGGATGCTTGCGGACCAGCTTCAACCCGTCTTCGGCATTGTCGGCAACGAGAACGGTAAAGCCGGAAATCTCCATCGACTGCCGATAGGCGAACTGCACGCTCTTGTCATCTTCAATATAGACGATTGAAATCTCGATTTGACTCACGATTCGGTCCTCGCTGACAGGGGCATCGTGCATGCTACCGCAGAGCGGGACGGATGGCGAACAGGACTGTGAGGCCGGACGTGGCCGCCAGATCTCTTGCTTGGTGTCATCGTGTCAAATGTCCTCCCTGCGCCATGGCATGCCGACAGCGCCCAAACCATGCCTCCAGCGTTCCGTTTCACCGCTATTCCCGACGGTGATCTGACGCAGGTTGCCTGCACGGCTTCTCCTCTTGTTCGACTTTATACACATTGCAGCCTGCGGGTCGAGGCTTGCGCTCAATTACCAACCGTTGCGACCGGAAAAAGCAGAAGAATGCGCGATTTTGCCCGGTTTGGTGACAATCTTTCGACCCTTGCAACCGGAAGGGCGGTCTTGCAACGTTGGTCTATGTGCGGATTTTGTGACACCGAGCAATTGCATCCGTCCGGAAATCCGCACACATGGCCGGATTGCTCCTATACCAACGGCTAAGATGATCCTGTCTTTCGTGCCGAAATCAACAGAATCAGCCGCTCTGCCGTTCGGGCCATGCAATTTTCCATGGCGGTGATTTGACCTAAAATTTTTATGAAAACACCGTAAAAACAGTGTCTTGTGTGGATTTTTGGGTGAATGGGCCCGAACCGCAAGGAAACAATACGGACTATTATATCCCTTGCCGAATGCCGTTTGGCACGACCCTTGCTCTTGATAGGGGGAATGGTGGACACTGGTCGTCTGAAGAGGGCGTCTGTCCAGCAAAGTCAGCCCGGTCACTTGGAGGTAATCGGGCACTCAGTGAACCGCAAGGTCAAACGAAGACAGGATAGGGAGGAACCTTATGATCCGTCTCGCTAGTATTCTCGGTGCCAGCCTCATGGCGCTTTCTCTTGCCGCTCCAAGCTGGGCTGCTGATGTTACCCTCAAGCTCGGCCACATCGCCGTGGCTGATCACCCCTATGGCAAGGGCGCCGACTATTTTGCAAAACTCGTCAACGAGAAGAGCAACGGCTCCATCGAAGTCAAGGTCTTCCCAAGCTCCCAGCTCGGCGGTCAGAAAGACCTGATCGAAGGCATGGTCTTTGGCGCTGTTGACATGGCCCTGGTGGGCACCGCAGTTCTGGGTCAGTTCCAGCCGCAGATTTCCATTTTCGACCTGCCGTTCCTGTTCAAGGATCGCGAGCATGCCTACAAGTCGCTTGATTCTGTTGGTCTTGAACTCGGCGCGAAGCTTGAAGGTCGCGGCATCAAGCTGCTTGGCTACATGGAAAACGGCATCCGCCACATGACCAACAACGTGCGCCCGATCACGGAACCGGCAGACATGAAGGGTCTGAAGATCCGCATCATGACCAACAAGGTGTTTGTTGAAATGATGAAGTCCCTCGGCGCGTCTCCAACCCCGATGGCCCTCAGCGAGCTCTATTCTGCCATGCAGCAGGGCACGGTTGACGGTCAGGAAAACCCGTCAGCCCACATCTACACCAAACGCTTCTATGAAGTTCAGAAATACGCTTCCAAGACCGCTCATGCCTATTCTCCGGAACCGATGATCATCTCCATGATCAGCTGGGCCAAACTGAATGACGAACAGAAAGCCATCATTCAGGATGCCGCCAAGGAAGCCATTGCCTGGCAGCGCAAGGTCTCCGAAGATGAAGACAACGCCTATTGGGACAAGATCGTGGCAACCGGCAAGATGGAAGTCATCGACGTAGACCGGTCCAAGTTCAAGGAAGCCACCGCCCCAGTGATCGAAATGTTCGCCGACACCGTCGGTCAGGACAACATTGACAAGATCAACGCTCTGGCGGACTAACCCCAGCCCCAAGTGAGCCCTCGGGCTCATCCCAAACTTGGGTCATGGCTGGCCCGGCTCAAGCACTCGCCGGGCCAGCCTTTCAACACCAGGCCTAGTCAGGCTGGTGCGCTGGGTCCCCCTTGCCACAACACGCGCCCTATCAAACCAAGTCCTGATCCAATCAACTCCAAGGCTTGGCCCGGAGATTTGCTGCCCGCATTTCCGGCCCCGATAAAAGGTCCTACCTCATGGAAGCCATTTTCAAAATCCTGCGCAAGCTGCTGTACGGGGTCTCCGTCATTGCCATGCTTGTCATGTTGACCATCATTTTCATACAGGTGATCACCCGCTATCTGTTCGGCTTCTCCTTCGAGTGGTCGGAAGAGCTGGCCCGCTTCCTGTTCGTCTGGGTCGTCTTCCTCGGCTCGGCGCTGATCATGGGAGAAGACGGACATCTGGCCGTTGAACTGCTGCCGCGTCTGCTCAATGGCACCAAGCCGGGATTCCTGCTCAACCTGTTCATCAATGCCTGCGGGTATGTCTTCATCCTGCTGCTGATCATTCAGGGTTGGAAAATGGCGCAGACCATGACCTTCCAGACCTCTCCGGGCCTTGGCATCTCGATGAGCTATGTCTATGCCATCATGCCGGTTTCCGGTGTTCTCATGCTGATGTACCACATCAAGGATACCATCAAGATCTTCCGCTCGCTTTCCAGCAAGGCAGAAGACCAGACCGCCGATGACACATCGGTTGTAACGGACTAGCGGGAGGCAGATATCATGGAAATTGCCCTTATCCTTTCCTTCGTCGTTCTGGCCCTGATCGGGGTTCCGGTGGCTTACGCCCTGGCCCTGTCGGTGTCCTTCGTGCTGGCGGTCTACATGGACCTGCCTCAGGTTCTTATCACCAACAACCTGTTTTCCGGCATCGACTCCTTCTCCTTCATGGCCGTGCCCTTCTTCATGCTGGCTGGTGCCTTCATGTCGGCCGGTGGTGTGACCTCGCGTCTGGTCGGTGTGGCTCAAGCCATGGTCGGCTCCTTCACGGGCGGTCTGGCCCAGGCCGTGGCCGTCGCAGGAATGTTCTTTGCCGCCATTTCCGGCTCGTCGGCAGCCACCACCGCTGCCATCGGCTCCACCATGGTCAACGAGATGGAGCAGAAGGGCTACAAGCGCGAAATGGCAACCGGCATCGTTGCTGCGGCCGGTACGGTCGGCATCGTCATTCCGCCCTCGATCACCTTCGTGGTCTACGGGGTCATCGCCAACGTCTCCATCGGCGATCTGTTCATGGCTGGCGTTCTGCCCGGCCTGCTGATGGGCGGCGTCATGTGCGGCATGGGCTGGTACCTTGCCAAGAAAGGCCAGATCCCCCCCGACGGGTCTTTCTCCTGCAAGCGTCTGGCTCTTGCCATCAAGGATGCCTTCTGGGCACTGCTGACCCCGGTCATCATCATCGGCGGCATCTATAGCGGCATCTTCACGCCAACCGAAGCGGCCGCCGTGGCTGCGGTCTACGGTATCGTTGTCGGCCTGTTCATCTACAAGGAACTGACGCTGAAGGACTTCCCGGAAATCGTCTTCAAGGCAGTGATCGGCACAACGCTCATCATGTTCCTGGTCGGCGCAGCCAAGGTCTTCGGCTGGCTGATGACCAACCTGCAGATCCCGCACATGATCGGCGAGGCCGTCATCCAGTTCACCAGCTCCGGCATCGTCTTCCTGCTGATCATGAACGTGCTGTTGCTGGTGCTCGGAACGCTGGTCAACGCATCGGCCGCCGTCGTCATCCTGACGCCGATCTTCCTGCCGGTCGCGATCAACATGGGCATCGACCCGATCCATTTCGGTGTGATCATGGTTGTGAACCTTGCCATCGGCTGCATCACTCCGCCAGTTGGCCTTGATCTGTTCGTTGCCAGTGCCATTACCAAGGTGCCGCTCGAAAAGGTCATGAAGGCAACGGCTCCCTATCTTGGTGCTCTGGTCGTCGCGCTGTTGCTGATCACGTTGATCCCGCCGATTTCGACAGCCTTGCCCTATCTGTTCAAGTAAGGCCCCTATCACTGCAAATAAAGCCTAAGACACACCACTGCCAGATCCCGTCTGGCAGTGCCCCTCAAGACCCCGGAAACGGGGTCTTTTTTTGTCTCCGCGCCCCTTCCTGTCGCCGCCGTGCGCGCCGAATGGTTGCAACGATCCGGCTTTGACGGCATGGTAGCCCGAACGCGGCAGCCATTGGCCAGGCCGCAAGCGGTGCCGGTATCTGGGAGCAACGGGCGAATCTATGGACAAACTATCAGTCATGACGGCCTACTGCCGGATAGTTGAACGCGGCAGCTTTGCCCGGGCGGCCGAGGATCTTGGCGTATCCGCTGCCCTGCTGAGCAAAGAGATCAAGCTGCTGGAGGACAGCCTGGGCTGCGTACTGCTCTCCCGCACGACGCGCAGCATGTCGCTCTCCGAAGCCGGGCAGAAATACTATGACGAGGCACTCGCAATCCTCGATGCGGTAGGACAACTGGATGGCCGCATCCGCGAAGCTGCGGGCACCGTCGGCGGCACCCTCAAGATCAATGCGCCCAACTCCTTCGGTCAGGAAGTCATCGCGCCAATGCTGCCTGCCTTCCTTGAAAGGCATCCGGATCTGCGGCTGACGCTGTCGCTTGATGACCATGTGGTCGACATGGTGGAGGGTGGCTTCGATGTTTCGATCCGGGTGAGGGCGAGCCTGCCCGATTCCTCCCTGATCGCGCGACGCCTTGGCAGGATGCACCAGCGCCTTTATGCCGCTCCGGCCTATCTGGCAACGGCAGGGCGCCTCGACAGCCCCGAAGATGTCAAGGCCCATCGGATCGTCGGCTTCCTTCTGGCTGATCATCTCAGCGAGTGGCAGCTGCGCGGCCCGGGTGGGCCGATCTCTGTTGCCTTTGAGCCCTCGCTGAAGGTTGGCAACAGCCTCGTGCTGCGTGATCTTCTGATCGCGGGCTACGGCATCGGCACCTTGCCCGATTTCATTGCCCTGAAGCCGGAACAACGCGGTGATCTGGTGCGCGTCCTGCCCCAATACGAACTACCCCCGCGGGAAATCTTTGCCGTCACCGCCTCCCGCTTTGGCATGAATGCCAAGGTCTCCGCCTTTCTTGATCATCTGCAAACGGCGCTGAAGGCGTTCCATCGCTGACACAGCGGAGCGCCGAGGATTGCTGACGCCTCGTAAAGATTGATGTGAAACCGCGGTGGTTAATCCGCCCATAGGCCCGCGCTACCTTTCCGGCATAGCAAGCTGACAACTGGAGAGGTTATCATGACACGCATTCTTGTTCTCTATTACTCAAGCTACGGCCACGTTCGCGATCTGGCTCAGGCCGAAGCCGAAGGGGCGCTCAGTGTTCCGGGGACCCGTGTCGACATTCGACGCATTCCCGAAACGGTGCCCGAAGAGGTTCGCCGCAATGCCGGCTTTATCGAAGACGAAACCCCGATTGCATCCCCGGCCGATCTGGCTGACTATGATGGCATCATTTTCGGCACCCCGACCCGCTTTGGCATGATGGCCGGGCAGATGAAGCAGTTTCTCGATCAGGCCGGAGGTCTCTGGGCGCAGAATGCTCTGGTCGGCAAGGTGGCGGCGGTCTTTGCCTCCACCGGCTCCCAGCATGGTGGCCATGAGGCAACGCTGCTCTCCACCCAGATCCCGCTCATGCATTTCGGCATGCTGATCGCCGGTCTGCCCTATAGCTTTGCCGGACAGACATCGCGGGATGGCATCATTGGCGGCTCGCCCTATGGTGCAGGAACCATCGCCGGTGCCGATGGCGGCCTGCAGCCAACCGCGACGGATCTCGATGGGGCACGGTTTCAGGGTCAGCATGTGGCCCGGATTGCCTCCCGTCTCGCCGCCTCGACCCTTGAGAGGGAGGTTGCCTGAGGACCGACGGCCGGTACATTGAACCTCTGGCCACAGGAGCATGTTCCTTGCGGCCCGACGGTCAATGTACCCTGATCGCGGTCCGGGTTTACGGCCATGCGCTTTATCACCCGCTTCCGACGCAAGGAACGGCATGTTCCCTATTATCGCCGCGTGCCTTGCAACCTGCCCCTCTATCTGATGAAAGATATCGGGCTTGAACCACGACCGGTATGGTCCCCCGTTTCCCTGCATCTTCTGCGCTGATCATGAAAAGGAGACCTCCATGACACGGTCCCGCGACATTTTTCTCACGGCTCTTGCCCCGACCATCTGGGGCAGCACCTATCTGGTGACAACGGAATTCCTGCCCGCAGGGGTTCCGTTGACTCTGGCTGTGCTGCGCGCCCTGCCTGCCGGAGTGCTGCTGCTTGCCGTTACCCGACGTGTTCCGCGTGGCATCTGGCTGTGGAGGTCCGTGTTGCTCGGCATGCTCAATTTCGCGATTTTCTGGGCATTGCTGTTTGTCTCCGCCTACCGCCTGCCGGGGGGCGTCGCCGCAACGGTGGGATCCGTTCAGGCGTTGCTGGTCATCCTGCTGGCGCGTGGCCTCTTGGGAACGCCCCTGCGGGCCCGGGCGATCCTTGCCGCTCTGGCCGGGATATTGGGGGTGGCGCTGCTGCTGCTCGGGCCGGACGCAGCGCTCGACCCGATCGGTATCGCCGCCGGTCTGGGCGGGGCCGCCTCCATGGCAGCGGGCACGGTGCTCAGCCGCAAGTGGCACCCGCCTGTGCCCGCCCTGACCTTCACCGCCTGGCAGCTCACGGCTGGTGGCTTGCTGCTGTTGCCGTTTGCCCTGTTCATCGAACCTGCGCTCCCCTCGCTGACGATGGCCAATGTGGCAGGCCTCGTCTGGCTCGGGCTCATCGGGGCCGCTTTCACCTATTGGCTTTGGTTCCGTGGGGTGGCCAGACTGGAGCCAAGTGCTCTCTCCATGCTCGGAATGATGAGCCCTGTCACCGCCGTTGTCCTTGGCTGGCTGTGGCTCGGTCAGACGCTGTCGACGGTCCAGCTCATCGGCGCTGTGGTCGTGTTCGGGTCGGTCTGGGCAGGGCAGAGAGTGGCCACCGGCACGGCCCCCACCAGGCACAACGAAACACCCGTGAGTGCAAGATTGATGCAGGAGCAGGCAGACGGATGACCGAGCTGACCTTTCCCCCCATTGGAGGCCCTGTGCGGCTGCAGACCCTGTGCCGTCTGGCTGGGATGCTCTATGTCGCGATCATTGTCACCGGACTCTTGGCCGAACTGGGGATAAGGGCAAGGCTCATCGACTTTGCCAATCCGCAGGCAACCGCAGAGGCCATCCGATCGGCACCCGGCCTGTTCCGGCTGTCGATGGGAGCAGACCTTGTCATGGCGCTATGCGATGCCGGGCTGGCCATCCTGCTCTATCTCGTCTTTTCCGAAAGGGCATCAGGTGCCGTCCGGGGGCTTGCTCTGGCAGCGATGGTCTTCCGCCTGATCCAGACGGTGCTCATTGCGGCCAACCTCATGACCATGCAGGCAGCCTTTTTGCTGCTCGGCGCCGATCTTTCACAACTGGCGCTGATGTGTCTGAGGCTGCATGCCTATGGCTATGATCTGGGGCTGGTGTTCTTCGGCGTCAACGGCTGGCTGATGGGGGCTCTCGTTCTTGCCACACCGCTGTTCGGGCGGTTCCTGGGATACGGTCTGATGCTGGCCGGAACGGTCTATCTGACAGGTAGTGCGCTCAGCCTCTTCCTGCCAGATCTTTCTCCGGTCTTTGCCCCGGCCTATGGTATCACCATCGTGGTCGAGGTCGCCTTCGCGCTTTGTCTGCTGCTCAGGCAAGAACCTGCTCTTCGCCATCCAGATCGCGATCTGTCTTGACCGTCTTGAGAGAGGCGACGACGCAGAAGGACTGGATGTCCGCGCCGCGATCCTGACGCAGCACACAATCCTGCATCGCGATGTCATGGAACCCCGCATGCTGCAACAGTTCGGTGACATAGGCGGGGGAATGCGCAAACCGGCGGCTTTCGCGCAGCTCGATCGGTTTGTCGCCACGTTCAAGGGTGAAGGCCAGCCGACCTTCGGGAGCCAGCGCCCCGACGCACCAGCCGACAATCTGTTCCAGAGCCCCCAGATAGATGAACACATCGGCGGCGACGATCAGATCATAGGTTTCGGTGCCGGGAGCAAGGTCGCCGAGGTCGTGCTTTTCCAAAAGATCATAGAGGCCCTTGGACTCGGCCTCGTCCAGCATGCCACGGGAGATATCGTAGCCGCCAAGCCAGTCACAGCAGTCGCGCAGCTGCACGCCCATCAGACCGGTACCGCAGCCAAGATCCAGTGCCCGGCAGGCATGGCCAAAGCCACTTTCCCGCAAGGCGCTCAACAGCAGCTCCGGTCCGCGATAGTCGAGCTTCTCTAGCAGAGATTCCTCAAAGCGCGGCGCATACTGGTCAAACAGCGTTTCAACGAATGCGGCCGGCATTCTCTCGGCAACCGGCACATCCCGCAGCAGATCCAGCTTGAGCCCCGCCCCGAACGGATCGCTCGGGTCCAGCGCAATCGCGCGCCGCCACGCTTCGGCAGCCTTCGCGGCATCGTGGGCCTGTTCATGATACTCGCCCAGCTGAAACCAGCCTGCACCCCAGTCCGGCGCTTCTTCCAGCGCCCCCGTGAGCACTTCGATTGCGGACGCCCAATCGCCCATCTGGGCCATCGTCGCAGCAAATTCTGCCCGGCGGTCCGCAAGCAGATTGCCCGAAGGGAATGGCTTTCCAACCATGTTTATTGCTTTCTGGTGAGCCCCGCCTGTTGCCGCGAAATAGGAGCCATGTCGGGGGAAACGCTGCCTGTCACTGCTGCAGCGAAGAGGCTCTAGTCGCGGCCATGCTGTCTGTCAAGAAGATTCCGCATTTTGCCTTGCTGCGCGCAGTCTCGACCAGCCTCGTACGAGGGGCCGAGGCATTGGCAGACTAGCCGTCAGCGACGTTGTCAGGTGCGTCGGTGACAATGACATCCGCTGTCGCGACGGGTGTGACAAATGGACTGTTGCAACTTGGTGCAAATTGATGCAATATAATGCAGAATATTGCAGAAATGTGCATTTCCTGAGCACCATGTCAGTTGACGTGAGATCCCATATGACCGACCTTCCTCTCAACAACCCCTCTGTCAGACAACAGCTTCTGCTCCGCCGCCTTGAAAGCGGTGACCAGTTGGTGGCAACCGCGCTGGCCAGAGAGTTCGAGATTTCGCTCGATACCATCCGCCGAGATCTGCTGGCGCTTGAGGATCGCGGGCTGGCCCATCGGGTGCGCGGCGGGGCCATTCCGGTCCGCTCGACCTTCACACCGTTTTCCGAGCGGCGACAGACACCAGAGACGGACTGCTCATCGATCGTCGGGGCTTCCCTTCGGCGCATCGAGAAGGGCATGACCATCATCCTCAGTGGTGGCGCAACCATGACCCATCTGGCCGAACGACTGGAACCGCTCGATAATCTGTTCGTCATCACCCCGGCACCGGCGATTGCCTCGATCATGCTTGAAAAGGGCATCGCCACCCACCTGATTGGCGGTCGCCTGAGCCCTTGGGGCGGATGCGCCGTTGGGGGGGAGGCGGAAGCCGCGCTGGGCAATGTCGCAGCCGACCTGGCTTTTCCCGGCATTTGCGGACTGGATCGGGATTTCGGCCTCAGCATGGATCATGCCGATGAAGCGAGCATGACACGCGCGCTCATCCGGGCTGCCAATGAAACCATACTGGTGTGCTCCCGAGCCAAGGTTGGCCAACGGGCCCGCCACAGGGTGCTGCCGGTCGACGCCATTACCACCATCGTCACAGATGCGGACGAAGCAATGATGCTGCCTTTTGCGGCAGCCGGAGCGGAGATCATCCATGCATGACCCGAACACAATAGTGAGCCCGCCCGCCCTCTGGCAGTGCGTGCGCACGCCACGCCGCGCCGTTTCGGCGATGTTCATGCTCAACGGGTCCTTCTATGGCATGTGGGCCTCCCGTGTTCCTGCGATCGCGGAAATGCATCAGCTGTCCGAAGCGGTGCTCGGCATTCTGCTGTTGTGCATGTGTGCCGGGGCGATTGCCTCCTTTCCGCTGGCTGGGCGTCTTGTCGATCGCATGGGCGCTGCGCCGGTGACCAAGGTGCTGGCGGTTGCCTATGGCGCAACCCTTGCCGGTCTCGCCTTTGCTCCTGATGCTCTGCTGCTGGGTGCAGCGCTGTTCGCATTCGGCGCAGCCCATGGTGCCATGGACGTCTCGATGAACGCATGGGCAGGCGAAGTGGAGAAGGCGAGGGGCAAGCCGATCATGTCTTCCTTCCACGCCATGTGGAGCCTTGGCTCCGGGTTAGGGGCCGCGACCGGCTTTCTCGCTGTCCATCTCGGGGCAAGCCCGATGGTGCATTTCCTCATCGGCGGCATCATCGTGCTGGCGATCGCCCTGCCGTTCGGTTTCATCCCGTGGCAGTCACCCCGAACCGGCAAACAGCCCGGAGGCTCTCATGCGATCTTCGTTTTCCCGAAAGGGGCGTTGGCCTTTGTCGGAGTGATGGGATTGTGCGCAGGTCTTGGCGAGGGGGCGATGGGCGACTGGGGAGCGATCTTCCTCGTGCAGATCGCTTTGACCAACGAAGGTACCGCAGCGCTTGGCTACACCTGCTTTTCCGTGACGATGGTTGTCATGCGTCTGGCAGGAGACTTCATCATCGCCCGGCTGGGGGCGATCAGAACGGCTCGCCTCAGTGGTCTGGTTGCGGCCACAGGGTCGTTGCTTGCCGTGACGGTGGCCACGATGCCAGCCATTCTTGTCGGCTTTGCGATGATGGGCATCGGCTATTCCCTTGTTGTGCCACTGGCCTTCTCGCGCGCCTCAAATGACGACACGATGTCGCCGGGACCAGCCATCGCGGCGGTGGCAACCCTTGGCTATGGCGGCGGTCTGTTCGGCCCGGTCGTGATCGGCTTTCTGGCCGATGTCTTTTCCATCCGCTGGGCCTTTCTGCTACTCTCGGCCTTGTCGCTTCTGATCATCGCCCTTGCACGGAATCTCGCACCCTGTGGCCGGACCGGGTGAGTCTTCCGGCCGCTGGCCGCGATCCTTGCTGCGGCTGTCGATTGGGCGCCTCAGAAGGAAGCGTGACGGCTGATTTGACAACTTCTGTTCGCTTTCTTGCGCTTTTGTTAGTGGAAGATTTGAATAATTTGCGTCTGATGCCGAAAATTTGTCAAAAATTTCGCTTGCTGTTCTGCTTTTCCTTGCAGCCCTCGCAAATTTGGCTAGTGTGGGGCCAACAAAAACGCACTTTTCCAAAAAGCGGAGGAAATACAATGCTCAAATTGGGTGGAACGCTCCTCGCAGCGGCAACCATTGCCATGACTGCAGGGCTGGCACATGCTGAAACGCGGGTGACTTACAA
Proteins encoded:
- a CDS encoding sigma-54 dependent transcriptional regulator, encoding MSQIEISIVYIEDDKSVQFAYRQSMEISGFTVLVADNAEDGLKLVRKHPACVVLTDIRLPGMSGIKLMEKVLAVDEAIPVVLITGHGDVEMAVNAMKLGAHDFIEKPCNNQRLTEILQRAIEKRRLVLENIESRLQQKAAEGPVMIGSSNAMKRIREMILNISDTDADVLVQGETGTGKEVVANAIHMWSSRRSGNFVPLNCAAFPDTLFESEMFGHEAGTFTGATKKRIGKVEYAHKGTLFLDEIESMPLDIQAKFLRVLQERTVERLGNNVHVPVDCRVVAATKEDLQVLSEKKAFRSDLYYRLNVVTIHLPPLRERREDIPELFYHFASLASRQYRRPMPDIKPELIIWLQTQAWPGNVRELKHFADRYILGFVSPQIDGFSISDENRMSLTECLDSFEKQLIEDALRQTGGNVGAAAKQLLLPRKTLYDKLNRHDIKPDSFRSGSGVQAD
- a CDS encoding DctP family TRAP transporter solute-binding subunit, with the protein product MIRLASILGASLMALSLAAPSWAADVTLKLGHIAVADHPYGKGADYFAKLVNEKSNGSIEVKVFPSSQLGGQKDLIEGMVFGAVDMALVGTAVLGQFQPQISIFDLPFLFKDREHAYKSLDSVGLELGAKLEGRGIKLLGYMENGIRHMTNNVRPITEPADMKGLKIRIMTNKVFVEMMKSLGASPTPMALSELYSAMQQGTVDGQENPSAHIYTKRFYEVQKYASKTAHAYSPEPMIISMISWAKLNDEQKAIIQDAAKEAIAWQRKVSEDEDNAYWDKIVATGKMEVIDVDRSKFKEATAPVIEMFADTVGQDNIDKINALAD
- a CDS encoding TRAP transporter small permease, with protein sequence MEAIFKILRKLLYGVSVIAMLVMLTIIFIQVITRYLFGFSFEWSEELARFLFVWVVFLGSALIMGEDGHLAVELLPRLLNGTKPGFLLNLFINACGYVFILLLIIQGWKMAQTMTFQTSPGLGISMSYVYAIMPVSGVLMLMYHIKDTIKIFRSLSSKAEDQTADDTSVVTD
- a CDS encoding TRAP transporter large permease, producing the protein MEIALILSFVVLALIGVPVAYALALSVSFVLAVYMDLPQVLITNNLFSGIDSFSFMAVPFFMLAGAFMSAGGVTSRLVGVAQAMVGSFTGGLAQAVAVAGMFFAAISGSSAATTAAIGSTMVNEMEQKGYKREMATGIVAAAGTVGIVIPPSITFVVYGVIANVSIGDLFMAGVLPGLLMGGVMCGMGWYLAKKGQIPPDGSFSCKRLALAIKDAFWALLTPVIIIGGIYSGIFTPTEAAAVAAVYGIVVGLFIYKELTLKDFPEIVFKAVIGTTLIMFLVGAAKVFGWLMTNLQIPHMIGEAVIQFTSSGIVFLLIMNVLLLVLGTLVNASAAVVILTPIFLPVAINMGIDPIHFGVIMVVNLAIGCITPPVGLDLFVASAITKVPLEKVMKATAPYLGALVVALLLITLIPPISTALPYLFK
- a CDS encoding LysR substrate-binding domain-containing protein, which produces MDKLSVMTAYCRIVERGSFARAAEDLGVSAALLSKEIKLLEDSLGCVLLSRTTRSMSLSEAGQKYYDEALAILDAVGQLDGRIREAAGTVGGTLKINAPNSFGQEVIAPMLPAFLERHPDLRLTLSLDDHVVDMVEGGFDVSIRVRASLPDSSLIARRLGRMHQRLYAAPAYLATAGRLDSPEDVKAHRIVGFLLADHLSEWQLRGPGGPISVAFEPSLKVGNSLVLRDLLIAGYGIGTLPDFIALKPEQRGDLVRVLPQYELPPREIFAVTASRFGMNAKVSAFLDHLQTALKAFHR
- the wrbA gene encoding NAD(P)H:quinone oxidoreductase, which codes for MTRILVLYYSSYGHVRDLAQAEAEGALSVPGTRVDIRRIPETVPEEVRRNAGFIEDETPIASPADLADYDGIIFGTPTRFGMMAGQMKQFLDQAGGLWAQNALVGKVAAVFASTGSQHGGHEATLLSTQIPLMHFGMLIAGLPYSFAGQTSRDGIIGGSPYGAGTIAGADGGLQPTATDLDGARFQGQHVARIASRLAASTLEREVA
- a CDS encoding EamA family transporter; the encoded protein is MTRSRDIFLTALAPTIWGSTYLVTTEFLPAGVPLTLAVLRALPAGVLLLAVTRRVPRGIWLWRSVLLGMLNFAIFWALLFVSAYRLPGGVAATVGSVQALLVILLARGLLGTPLRARAILAALAGILGVALLLLGPDAALDPIGIAAGLGGAASMAAGTVLSRKWHPPVPALTFTAWQLTAGGLLLLPFALFIEPALPSLTMANVAGLVWLGLIGAAFTYWLWFRGVARLEPSALSMLGMMSPVTAVVLGWLWLGQTLSTVQLIGAVVVFGSVWAGQRVATGTAPTRHNETPVSARLMQEQADG
- a CDS encoding DUF4386 domain-containing protein produces the protein MTELTFPPIGGPVRLQTLCRLAGMLYVAIIVTGLLAELGIRARLIDFANPQATAEAIRSAPGLFRLSMGADLVMALCDAGLAILLYLVFSERASGAVRGLALAAMVFRLIQTVLIAANLMTMQAAFLLLGADLSQLALMCLRLHAYGYDLGLVFFGVNGWLMGALVLATPLFGRFLGYGLMLAGTVYLTGSALSLFLPDLSPVFAPAYGITIVVEVAFALCLLLRQEPALRHPDRDLS
- a CDS encoding methyltransferase, producing MVGKPFPSGNLLADRRAEFAATMAQMGDWASAIEVLTGALEEAPDWGAGWFQLGEYHEQAHDAAKAAEAWRRAIALDPSDPFGAGLKLDLLRDVPVAERMPAAFVETLFDQYAPRFEESLLEKLDYRGPELLLSALRESGFGHACRALDLGCGTGLMGVQLRDCCDWLGGYDISRGMLDEAESKGLYDLLEKHDLGDLAPGTETYDLIVAADVFIYLGALEQIVGWCVGALAPEGRLAFTLERGDKPIELRESRRFAHSPAYVTELLQHAGFHDIAMQDCVLRQDRGADIQSFCVVASLKTVKTDRDLDGEEQVLA